The following are encoded together in the Hydractinia symbiolongicarpus strain clone_291-10 chromosome 14, HSymV2.1, whole genome shotgun sequence genome:
- the LOC130625486 gene encoding E3 ubiquitin-protein ligase Hakai-like isoform X3 has product MEDLELDADGQQNSGAPQAVRKSISLNLTKKTKLKTKSSVKSSKSRKDRRDRGDGEDIESKSSRRSKSSSEKRKDTTDEDDREDEELDWSHKVLLVGEKVQNPMIHICEICTLPILIYGRLSPCKHVFCLSCAEESNGACSRCDDRIDRIEPAGIGQIFVCSFGGSRNGVSGCRRSYLSQRDLIAHIKHRHEKEGSSIPDSELMRQQGVVRMPFLNAPPGMIVQPGINMQNPAQSTGLGNAVVLTGLQPGTQQPIVVDPNRVPLLMGAQAQFSSLPQGITLTQPQFQGAAYLPHSQNQFQTIPTQISTGLQSAQANAPRQADLQSSAMTRVTAPQQGISIRSQADWRNNAIPTGQDWSNQGRSGNYQQSYYK; this is encoded by the exons ATCTCGAACTTGATGCTGATGGACAGCAAAACAGTGGAGCACCGCAAGCTGTCAGAAAGTCCATCTCTTTAAACTTAACCAAAAAAACAAAGCTAAAAACTAAATCTTCTGTGAAATCCAGCAAATCAAGAAAAGATAGAAGGGACCGTGGTGATGGTGAAG ataTTGAAAGTAAGAGTTCAAGACGTAGTAAGTCATCTTCAGAAAAGCGGAAAGATACCACTGATGAAGACGATAGAGAGGATGAGGAACTTGACTGGTCACACAAG GTGTTATTAGTTGGTGAGAAGGTACAAAACCCGATGATTCACATCTGTGAAATTTGCACATTACCCATTCTGATCTATGGGAGACTT agTCCttgtaaacatgttttttgtttatcttgTGCAGAAGAGTCAAACGGCGCATGCTCCAG ATGTGATGATCGCATCGATCGTATTGAACCTGCGGGTATCGGTCAAATCTTCGTTTGTTCTTTTGGTGGAAGCCGTAATGGTGTATCTGGATGCCGAAGAAGTTATCTTTCTCAACGTGATCTCATTGCGCATATAAAACACAGGCACGAAAAGGAAGGATCCAGTATACCCGATTCGGAACTGATGCGGCAACAGGGTGTTGTTCGCATGCCTTTTCTTAATGCTCCACCCGGTATGATCGTCCAACCTGGTATAAACATGCAAAACCCAGCACAATCAACAGGACTTGGAAATGCTGTTGTTTTGACTGGTTTGCAACCGGGTACGCAGCAGCCTATTGTTGTCGACCCTAACCGCGTGCCTTTACTAATGGGTGCACAGGCGCAGTTTTCATCTCTACCACAAGGTATAACACTCACTCAACCTCAGTTCCAAGGTGCTGCATATCTTCCACATTCTCAAAATCAATTTCAAACTATTCCGACCCAAATTTCGACCGGACTTCAGAGCGCTCAAGCTAACGCGCCAAGACAAGCTGATTTGCAATCGTCAGCTATGACAAGGGTCACTGCACCTCAGCAAGGTATTTCTATTCGCTCGCAAGCTGATTGGAGGAACAATGCAATACCAACgggacaggattggtccaatCAAGGACGGTCTGGAAATTATCAACAGTCATATTATAAATAG
- the LOC130625486 gene encoding E3 ubiquitin-protein ligase Hakai-like isoform X1 gives MTCERQMIIKTHVLLTWLRNLELDADGQQNSGAPQAVRKSISLNLTKKTKLKTKSSVKSSKSRKDRRDRGDGEDIESKSSRRSKSSSEKRKDTTDEDDREDEELDWSHKVLLVGEKVQNPMIHICEICTLPILIYGRLSPCKHVFCLSCAEESNGACSRCDDRIDRIEPAGIGQIFVCSFGGSRNGVSGCRRSYLSQRDLIAHIKHRHEKEGSSIPDSELMRQQGVVRMPFLNAPPGMIVQPGINMQNPAQSTGLGNAVVLTGLQPGTQQPIVVDPNRVPLLMGAQAQFSSLPQGITLTQPQFQGAAYLPHSQNQFQTIPTQISTGLQSAQANAPRQADLQSSAMTRVTAPQQGISIRSQADWRNNAIPTGQDWSNQGRSGNYQQSYYK, from the exons ATCTCGAACTTGATGCTGATGGACAGCAAAACAGTGGAGCACCGCAAGCTGTCAGAAAGTCCATCTCTTTAAACTTAACCAAAAAAACAAAGCTAAAAACTAAATCTTCTGTGAAATCCAGCAAATCAAGAAAAGATAGAAGGGACCGTGGTGATGGTGAAG ataTTGAAAGTAAGAGTTCAAGACGTAGTAAGTCATCTTCAGAAAAGCGGAAAGATACCACTGATGAAGACGATAGAGAGGATGAGGAACTTGACTGGTCACACAAG GTGTTATTAGTTGGTGAGAAGGTACAAAACCCGATGATTCACATCTGTGAAATTTGCACATTACCCATTCTGATCTATGGGAGACTT agTCCttgtaaacatgttttttgtttatcttgTGCAGAAGAGTCAAACGGCGCATGCTCCAG ATGTGATGATCGCATCGATCGTATTGAACCTGCGGGTATCGGTCAAATCTTCGTTTGTTCTTTTGGTGGAAGCCGTAATGGTGTATCTGGATGCCGAAGAAGTTATCTTTCTCAACGTGATCTCATTGCGCATATAAAACACAGGCACGAAAAGGAAGGATCCAGTATACCCGATTCGGAACTGATGCGGCAACAGGGTGTTGTTCGCATGCCTTTTCTTAATGCTCCACCCGGTATGATCGTCCAACCTGGTATAAACATGCAAAACCCAGCACAATCAACAGGACTTGGAAATGCTGTTGTTTTGACTGGTTTGCAACCGGGTACGCAGCAGCCTATTGTTGTCGACCCTAACCGCGTGCCTTTACTAATGGGTGCACAGGCGCAGTTTTCATCTCTACCACAAGGTATAACACTCACTCAACCTCAGTTCCAAGGTGCTGCATATCTTCCACATTCTCAAAATCAATTTCAAACTATTCCGACCCAAATTTCGACCGGACTTCAGAGCGCTCAAGCTAACGCGCCAAGACAAGCTGATTTGCAATCGTCAGCTATGACAAGGGTCACTGCACCTCAGCAAGGTATTTCTATTCGCTCGCAAGCTGATTGGAGGAACAATGCAATACCAACgggacaggattggtccaatCAAGGACGGTCTGGAAATTATCAACAGTCATATTATAAATAG
- the LOC130625486 gene encoding E3 ubiquitin-protein ligase Hakai-like isoform X2, translating into MFLWSTDLELDADGQQNSGAPQAVRKSISLNLTKKTKLKTKSSVKSSKSRKDRRDRGDGEDIESKSSRRSKSSSEKRKDTTDEDDREDEELDWSHKVLLVGEKVQNPMIHICEICTLPILIYGRLSPCKHVFCLSCAEESNGACSRCDDRIDRIEPAGIGQIFVCSFGGSRNGVSGCRRSYLSQRDLIAHIKHRHEKEGSSIPDSELMRQQGVVRMPFLNAPPGMIVQPGINMQNPAQSTGLGNAVVLTGLQPGTQQPIVVDPNRVPLLMGAQAQFSSLPQGITLTQPQFQGAAYLPHSQNQFQTIPTQISTGLQSAQANAPRQADLQSSAMTRVTAPQQGISIRSQADWRNNAIPTGQDWSNQGRSGNYQQSYYK; encoded by the exons ATCTCGAACTTGATGCTGATGGACAGCAAAACAGTGGAGCACCGCAAGCTGTCAGAAAGTCCATCTCTTTAAACTTAACCAAAAAAACAAAGCTAAAAACTAAATCTTCTGTGAAATCCAGCAAATCAAGAAAAGATAGAAGGGACCGTGGTGATGGTGAAG ataTTGAAAGTAAGAGTTCAAGACGTAGTAAGTCATCTTCAGAAAAGCGGAAAGATACCACTGATGAAGACGATAGAGAGGATGAGGAACTTGACTGGTCACACAAG GTGTTATTAGTTGGTGAGAAGGTACAAAACCCGATGATTCACATCTGTGAAATTTGCACATTACCCATTCTGATCTATGGGAGACTT agTCCttgtaaacatgttttttgtttatcttgTGCAGAAGAGTCAAACGGCGCATGCTCCAG ATGTGATGATCGCATCGATCGTATTGAACCTGCGGGTATCGGTCAAATCTTCGTTTGTTCTTTTGGTGGAAGCCGTAATGGTGTATCTGGATGCCGAAGAAGTTATCTTTCTCAACGTGATCTCATTGCGCATATAAAACACAGGCACGAAAAGGAAGGATCCAGTATACCCGATTCGGAACTGATGCGGCAACAGGGTGTTGTTCGCATGCCTTTTCTTAATGCTCCACCCGGTATGATCGTCCAACCTGGTATAAACATGCAAAACCCAGCACAATCAACAGGACTTGGAAATGCTGTTGTTTTGACTGGTTTGCAACCGGGTACGCAGCAGCCTATTGTTGTCGACCCTAACCGCGTGCCTTTACTAATGGGTGCACAGGCGCAGTTTTCATCTCTACCACAAGGTATAACACTCACTCAACCTCAGTTCCAAGGTGCTGCATATCTTCCACATTCTCAAAATCAATTTCAAACTATTCCGACCCAAATTTCGACCGGACTTCAGAGCGCTCAAGCTAACGCGCCAAGACAAGCTGATTTGCAATCGTCAGCTATGACAAGGGTCACTGCACCTCAGCAAGGTATTTCTATTCGCTCGCAAGCTGATTGGAGGAACAATGCAATACCAACgggacaggattggtccaatCAAGGACGGTCTGGAAATTATCAACAGTCATATTATAAATAG